From a region of the Impatiens glandulifera chromosome 4, dImpGla2.1, whole genome shotgun sequence genome:
- the LOC124936295 gene encoding DNA-3-methyladenine glycosylase, producing the protein MKETKRLCLAQQSNDPATTGDTSRRRKVRPKLSSKSIIVRASKTKRRSASTSSSSSSLLVDLPIENPRILSFDFYQIDALDLAPLLLGKYLKRDDVVLRITEVEAYRPNDSACHGRFGVTARTAPVFGDGGNAYVYLCYGLHMMLNIVADKKDNGAAVLIRSCSPVNGLKTIQQRRGLETDKPVLLTGPGKVGQALGISTEWSNHPLYEPGGLELIDGPRPEKIVVGPRVGINYALPEHVNALWRFAIADTPWVSSPRNTLRPPHDPSVENE; encoded by the exons ATGAAGGAAACTAAACGTTTGTGCCTTGCCCAACAATCCAACGATCCTGCCACCACCGGCGACACCAGTCGACGTCGGAAGGTCCGGCCAAAACTCAGTTCCAAATCCATCATCGTTAGGGCTTCCAAAACCAAACGTCGATCCgcttcaacatcatcatcatcatcatcattactcGTTGACTTACCGATTGAAAACCCAAGAATATTAAGTTTCGATTTCTACCAAATCGACGCACTCGACCTTGCTCCCCTCCTATTAGGAAAGTATCTCAAAAGAGACGACGTCGTTCTCCGCATTACCGAGGTTGAAGCTTATAGACCTAATGATTCAGCTTGCCATGGCCGATTTGGAGTTACAGCTAGAACCGCCCCAGTT TTTGGAGATGGAGGAAATGCATATGTTTACCTCTGCTATGGACTCCATATGATGCTCAATATTGTTGCAGACAAAAAGGATAATGGGGCAGCTGTTCTTATACGTTCTTGTTCTCCTGTGAATG GGTTAAAGACTATTCAGCAGCGTAGGGGATTGGAAACTGATAAACCTGTTCTACTTACTGGTCCTGGAAAG GTTGGTCAAGCATTGGGAATTTCTACTGAATGGTCTAACCATCCTCTTTACGAGCCTG GCGGGTTAGAGCTGATAGATGGACCGAGGCCAGAAAAGATTGTGGTTGGTCCTCGTGTAGGCATCAATTATGCATTACCCGAACATGTAAACGCTTTGTGGAGATTTGCTATTGCTGATACTCCTTGGGTAAGTTCTCCAAGAAACACTCTTAGACCTCCTCATGATCCTTCTGTTGAGAATGAATGA
- the LOC124934845 gene encoding uncharacterized protein LOC124934845, which produces MGKIKRRIIPRDIEQGHECLYRDYFSENPVYPTDIFRRRFRMNRDVFFRIQMEVEKYEPYFVRNQNAAAYGDSADSIDEYVRIGASTALKSLKLFTKTIVEVFGEEYLRSPTPEDLRRLLAQGESRGFPGMLGSIDCMHWTWKNCPTTWHGSLNDINVLEHSTVFHGLTQGVAPSVRYSINGHNYTMGYYLADGIYPKWATFVKSISLPPNPKLQYFATKQEVARKDVERAFGVLQARFKIVRGPTRYYKCQIIAP; this is translated from the exons ATGGGTAAAATAAAACGCCGTATCATTCCACGTGATATAGAGCAAGGCCATGAGTGCTTATACAGAGATTATTTTTCTGAAAATCCAGTCTACCCAACAGATATATTCCGAAGACGATTTCGTATGAATCGTGATGTGTTCTTTCGCATACAAATGGAGGTTGAAAAGTACGAGCCTTACTTTGTGCGCAATCAAAACGCTGCAG CTTACGGGGATTCTGCGGACTCAATTGATGAGTATGTGCGCATTGGAGCAAGCACTGCCTTAAAGAGTCTAAAATTGTTTACTAAAACAATTGTTGAAGTATTTGGGGAGGAGTATCTAAGGTCACCAACACCCGAAGATTTGAGACGTTTGCTAGCACAAGGTGAGAGTCGTGGGTTTCCTGGAATGTTGGGAAGTATTGATTGCATGCACTGGACGTGGAAAAATTGCCCAACTACATGGCACG GGTCTTTGAACGACATAAATGTTCTTGAACATTCGACTGTATTTCATGGCTTAACACAAGGTGTTGCTCCATCGGTTCGATATTCAATAAATGGACACAACTACACAATGGGATATTATTTAGCTGATGGTATCTATCCTAAATGGGCGACATTTGTTAAGAGTATTTCGTTACCGCCGAATCCAAAACTCCAATATTTTGCAACCAAACAAGAAGTTGCACGAAAGGACGTTGAACGTGCATTTGGAGTACTTCAAGCACGATTTAAAATTGTTCGTGGACCGACCAGATATTATAAGTGTCAAATAATCGCTCCATGA